A region from the Nocardioides coralli genome encodes:
- the pulA gene encoding pullulanase-type alpha-1,6-glucosidase, translated as MPRRPSLLSSLIATAVVLPVLAVTSPAAADHTTAPDRVTVMGTVMDELGCGADWDESCSATDMSLAEDGSWELVGELPAGEYRWKVRLDGSWDENYGAGGKADGPDAVFVLEESARLRFTYDHASHRIAVAPAELGGPVGPGDRALAQDSLRNDLTREQFYFVMADRFENGDPSNDDAGIEGGRLQSGYDPTATGFYHGGDLQGILDRLDYIEGLGTTAIWLTPSFKNKPVQGDPGSESAGYHGYWITDFTQIDPHLGSNEEMRALVDAAHDRGMKVFFDIITNHTADVITYDRGEYDANGNLPYVSTEAEPYRDADGNAFDDRDHADGDPPFPPVDLDSFPYRPQVPPGEEDAKVPAWLNDPTLYHNRGTSTFAGESNTYGDFPSGPYSSLDDLWTEHPQVVDGMTDIYRTWVREVGIDGFRIDTVKHVNTEFWQQFAPALTDYAAEQGNDDFFMFGEVYDANPEFVSQYTTEGRLQAAADFGFQASATGFAKGAATTGLRDFFASDDWFTDADSNAYQLPTFLGNHDMGRIGSFLRQNDGSWSEQEILDRDRLAHSLMYLTRGQPVVYYGDEQGFSAPPDVPGGIGDQRAREDMFPSQVDLYNGYDLIGSDDTTATSNFRTRRPLYRHLATLSQLRERHPALADGAQVHRYASERAGVYAFSRIDAGEQREYVVAVNNSTTAKSASFDTFSPRMRFHRVWPDDRRRGGSLRSDREGRVDVTVPPLGFRVWRANRAVRADHTAPAPSFTSPTAGGVVGGRAEVGVGVDSDSFVQTTLAWRPVGADEWQVLGTDDQAPYRVFHDVRDLADGTLVEYRAVTEDADGDLGAAQTYALVGEPADDGEPGGGGPVTQPGAVSVPGSFNSELGCTGGAGGDWDPACPAIDLALDANDQVWSATFDGEQTIPAGTYGYKAAIDDSWDENYGAGGVRDGSNIELAADGGPITFWYSHATNWVTNSIETPHLFTAPGSYQSEIGCSGDWQPDCLRSWLQDPDGDGVWSFRTEQVSPGSYEVKAAQDRSWDTNWGAGGEPGGANIPFTVADGEGVEFRFDEATKVLTVETYPAQGGGGGGGEPDLTGAAAHWLSRDTVAWDLPAARQGWTYRLHAAPRGGLETDAEAVTGGRSWPLRLDPDGLPASMREEFPHLAGFEALQLSHRAARRAERLLRGQLAVAAYDDLGRLRRATGVQVPGVLDDVYARATRADLGVTWRGDSPRFAVWAPTAKDVDLLVRPSGAGQRRVAMQRRRNGTWTLRGDAAWDRARYAYDVRVYAPGEGAVVDNVVTDPYSLALTADSRRSVVVDLDDRDLAPRGWESLTKPALAQPEDTSVYELHVRDFSATDETVPEPDRGTYRAFTRTGSDGMGHLRSLADAGLTTVHLLPTYDLATAPERRSDQARPACDLPSFGPAATEQQACIGEVREDDAFNWGYDPWHYTTPEGSYSSDPDGTARTREYRSMVQALNRSGLRVVADVVYNHTFASGQDPKSVLDRIVPGYYHRLDVTTGEVATSTCCPNTASEHAMMEKLMVDSVLTWARDYKLDGFRFDLMGHHSLATMQRIREELDRLTVRRDGVDGQSIYVYGEGWNFGEVADGARFVQATQPNLAGTGIGSFNDRMRDAVHGGSPFDTDPRIQGFGTGLVSDPNGSDANGDEVSQRERLLYYQDRIKVGLAGNLRDYAFVDRTGNQTTGGELDQTGYAADPAETVNYVDAHDNQTLFDLTALKMDPAATREERARMNTVSQATVALSQGVAFWHAGTDLLRSKSLDRDSYDSGDWFNRVDWSGEENTFGSGLPPAWRNEESWSFHRPLLERAGDVRPSAADMRAARDRAAELLRLRYASPLFRLGSAEEIQARLSFPDGGPGQPLGVIVMHVDDRAGADLDPEVEELVVVFNATPEATEVALEGDGWELHPVQAAGSDPVVKETAVAGGAATVPGRTVAVLAR; from the coding sequence ATGCCTCGACGCCCCTCCCTCCTGTCCAGCCTGATCGCCACGGCGGTCGTCCTGCCGGTCCTGGCAGTGACGTCACCGGCGGCAGCCGACCACACCACCGCCCCCGACCGGGTCACCGTGATGGGCACCGTGATGGACGAGCTCGGATGCGGTGCCGACTGGGACGAGAGCTGCTCGGCGACCGACATGTCCCTCGCCGAGGACGGCAGCTGGGAGCTGGTCGGGGAGCTGCCGGCCGGTGAGTACCGGTGGAAGGTGCGGCTCGACGGCAGCTGGGACGAGAACTACGGCGCGGGCGGCAAGGCCGACGGGCCCGACGCGGTCTTCGTCCTCGAGGAGTCCGCCCGGCTGCGCTTCACCTACGACCACGCGTCCCACCGGATCGCGGTGGCGCCGGCCGAGCTCGGCGGTCCGGTCGGTCCCGGTGACCGCGCCCTCGCGCAGGACAGCCTCCGCAACGACCTGACCCGTGAGCAGTTCTACTTCGTCATGGCCGACCGCTTCGAGAACGGGGACCCGAGCAACGACGACGCCGGCATCGAGGGCGGGCGGCTGCAGTCCGGCTACGACCCGACCGCCACGGGCTTCTACCACGGCGGCGACCTGCAGGGCATCCTCGACCGCCTCGACTACATCGAGGGGCTCGGCACCACGGCGATCTGGCTCACCCCGTCGTTCAAGAACAAGCCGGTGCAGGGCGACCCGGGCAGCGAGTCGGCCGGGTACCACGGCTACTGGATCACCGACTTCACCCAGATCGACCCGCACCTGGGCAGCAACGAGGAGATGCGCGCGCTCGTCGACGCGGCCCACGACCGGGGGATGAAGGTCTTCTTCGACATCATCACCAACCACACCGCCGACGTGATCACCTACGACCGGGGCGAGTACGACGCCAACGGCAACCTGCCCTACGTCTCCACCGAGGCCGAGCCCTACCGCGACGCCGACGGCAACGCCTTCGACGACCGCGACCACGCCGACGGTGACCCGCCGTTCCCGCCGGTCGACCTCGACTCCTTCCCCTACCGGCCGCAGGTGCCGCCCGGCGAGGAGGACGCGAAGGTCCCCGCGTGGCTCAACGACCCCACGCTCTACCACAACCGTGGGACCTCGACCTTCGCCGGCGAGAGCAACACCTACGGCGACTTCCCCTCCGGCCCCTACTCCTCGCTCGACGACCTCTGGACCGAGCACCCGCAGGTCGTCGACGGGATGACCGACATCTACCGGACGTGGGTGCGCGAGGTCGGGATCGACGGCTTCCGGATCGACACCGTCAAGCACGTCAACACCGAGTTCTGGCAGCAGTTCGCCCCTGCCCTCACCGACTATGCGGCCGAGCAGGGCAACGACGACTTCTTCATGTTCGGCGAGGTCTACGACGCCAACCCCGAGTTCGTCTCGCAGTACACCACCGAGGGCCGCCTGCAGGCCGCCGCCGACTTCGGCTTCCAGGCCAGTGCCACCGGCTTCGCGAAGGGAGCCGCCACCACGGGGCTGCGCGACTTCTTCGCCTCCGACGACTGGTTCACCGACGCCGACTCCAACGCCTACCAGCTGCCGACCTTCCTCGGGAACCACGACATGGGACGCATCGGCAGCTTCCTGCGCCAGAACGACGGGAGCTGGTCGGAGCAGGAGATCCTCGACCGCGACCGTCTCGCCCACAGCCTCATGTACCTCACCCGCGGCCAGCCGGTCGTCTACTACGGCGACGAGCAGGGATTCTCCGCACCGCCGGACGTGCCGGGCGGCATCGGCGACCAGCGCGCCCGCGAGGACATGTTCCCCAGCCAGGTCGACCTCTACAACGGCTACGACCTGATCGGGTCCGACGACACGACGGCGACCAGCAACTTCCGGACCCGGCGCCCGCTCTACCGCCACCTCGCGACCCTCTCGCAGCTGCGGGAACGCCACCCAGCACTGGCCGACGGTGCCCAGGTCCACCGCTACGCCAGCGAGCGTGCGGGTGTCTACGCGTTCAGCCGGATCGACGCCGGCGAGCAGCGCGAGTACGTCGTGGCCGTCAACAACTCCACCACGGCGAAGTCGGCCAGCTTCGACACCTTCTCCCCGCGGATGCGCTTCCACCGCGTCTGGCCGGATGACCGTCGACGCGGTGGCTCGCTCCGGAGCGACCGCGAGGGGCGCGTCGACGTGACCGTCCCGCCGCTGGGCTTCCGCGTCTGGCGGGCCAACCGCGCGGTCCGCGCCGACCACACTGCACCCGCGCCGAGCTTCACCTCCCCGACAGCCGGCGGGGTCGTCGGTGGTCGCGCCGAGGTCGGGGTCGGCGTCGACAGCGACTCCTTCGTGCAGACGACCCTCGCGTGGCGGCCGGTCGGCGCCGACGAGTGGCAGGTGCTCGGGACCGACGACCAGGCGCCGTACCGGGTCTTCCACGACGTCCGCGACCTCGCCGACGGGACTCTCGTCGAGTACCGCGCGGTCACGGAGGACGCCGACGGAGACCTCGGCGCGGCCCAGACGTACGCGCTCGTGGGTGAGCCCGCCGACGACGGCGAGCCCGGTGGCGGGGGCCCCGTCACCCAGCCCGGTGCGGTGTCGGTGCCCGGAAGCTTCAACAGCGAGCTCGGCTGCACCGGCGGCGCGGGTGGCGACTGGGATCCCGCATGCCCGGCGATCGACCTCGCCCTCGACGCCAACGACCAGGTCTGGTCGGCGACCTTCGACGGTGAGCAGACGATCCCCGCCGGCACCTACGGCTACAAGGCCGCCATCGACGACTCGTGGGACGAGAACTACGGGGCCGGCGGCGTCCGCGACGGCAGCAACATCGAGCTGGCGGCCGACGGTGGGCCGATCACGTTCTGGTACAGCCACGCCACGAACTGGGTCACCAACAGCATCGAGACCCCTCACCTCTTCACGGCGCCCGGCAGCTACCAGAGCGAGATCGGCTGCTCCGGTGACTGGCAACCGGACTGCCTGCGCTCCTGGCTGCAGGACCCCGACGGCGACGGGGTGTGGAGCTTCCGCACCGAGCAGGTCTCGCCGGGGAGCTATGAGGTCAAGGCAGCCCAGGACCGCAGCTGGGACACCAACTGGGGTGCCGGCGGTGAGCCCGGTGGCGCCAACATCCCCTTCACCGTCGCGGACGGCGAGGGCGTGGAGTTCCGCTTCGACGAGGCCACCAAGGTGCTGACCGTCGAGACCTACCCGGCCCAGGGCGGCGGCGGTGGCGGCGGCGAGCCCGACCTGACCGGCGCCGCGGCCCACTGGCTCTCGCGCGACACGGTCGCGTGGGACCTGCCCGCGGCGCGGCAGGGATGGACCTACCGCCTGCACGCGGCCCCCCGCGGCGGCCTCGAGACCGACGCGGAGGCGGTCACCGGTGGCCGGTCCTGGCCGCTCCGGCTCGACCCGGACGGTCTCCCCGCGTCGATGCGCGAGGAGTTCCCCCACCTCGCCGGCTTCGAGGCCCTGCAGCTCTCGCACCGGGCTGCCCGGCGCGCCGAGCGCCTGCTCCGCGGCCAGCTCGCGGTCGCGGCCTACGACGACCTCGGGCGGCTGCGGCGGGCGACCGGCGTCCAGGTGCCGGGCGTGCTCGACGACGTCTACGCCCGCGCGACCCGCGCCGACCTCGGCGTCACCTGGCGTGGGGACTCGCCGCGGTTCGCCGTCTGGGCCCCGACCGCCAAGGACGTCGACCTGCTGGTCCGCCCGTCCGGTGCCGGCCAGCGGCGGGTTGCGATGCAGAGGCGACGCAACGGCACCTGGACCCTGCGGGGCGACGCAGCCTGGGACCGGGCGCGCTACGCCTACGACGTGCGGGTCTACGCCCCCGGCGAGGGCGCGGTCGTCGACAACGTCGTCACCGACCCCTACTCGCTGGCGCTGACCGCCGACTCCCGGCGCTCGGTCGTGGTGGACCTCGACGACCGCGACCTGGCGCCGCGGGGCTGGGAGTCGCTGACCAAGCCGGCGCTCGCGCAGCCGGAGGACACCTCGGTCTACGAGCTCCACGTGCGCGACTTCTCGGCGACCGACGAGACCGTCCCGGAGCCCGACCGGGGCACCTACCGCGCTTTCACGCGGACCGGCAGCGACGGCATGGGGCACCTCCGGTCGCTGGCAGACGCCGGCCTCACCACGGTCCACCTGCTGCCGACCTACGACCTCGCGACGGCGCCGGAGCGTCGGTCCGACCAGGCCCGCCCCGCCTGTGACCTGCCCTCGTTCGGCCCGGCGGCCACCGAGCAGCAGGCCTGCATCGGTGAGGTCCGCGAGGACGACGCGTTCAACTGGGGCTACGACCCGTGGCACTACACGACGCCGGAGGGCTCCTACAGCAGCGACCCGGACGGCACGGCCCGGACCCGGGAGTACCGGTCGATGGTGCAGGCGCTCAACCGCAGCGGGCTGCGGGTCGTGGCCGACGTCGTCTACAACCACACCTTCGCGTCCGGGCAGGACCCGAAGTCGGTGCTCGACCGGATCGTGCCGGGCTACTACCACCGGCTCGACGTCACCACCGGGGAGGTCGCGACGTCCACGTGCTGCCCCAACACCGCCTCGGAGCACGCGATGATGGAGAAGCTGATGGTCGACTCCGTGCTCACGTGGGCGCGGGACTACAAGCTCGACGGCTTCCGGTTCGACCTGATGGGTCACCACTCGCTGGCCACGATGCAGCGCATCCGCGAGGAGCTCGACCGGCTGACCGTGCGCCGGGACGGCGTCGACGGCCAGTCGATCTACGTCTACGGGGAGGGCTGGAACTTCGGCGAGGTGGCCGACGGCGCCCGCTTCGTGCAGGCCACGCAGCCGAACCTGGCGGGCACCGGGATCGGGTCCTTCAACGACCGGATGCGCGACGCCGTCCACGGCGGCAGCCCCTTCGACACCGACCCCCGGATCCAGGGCTTCGGCACCGGGCTGGTCAGCGACCCCAACGGTTCCGACGCCAACGGCGACGAGGTCTCCCAGCGCGAGCGGCTGCTCTACTACCAGGACCGGATCAAGGTCGGGCTCGCCGGGAACCTGCGTGACTACGCCTTCGTGGACCGCACCGGCAACCAGACCACCGGCGGGGAGCTCGACCAGACGGGGTACGCCGCCGACCCGGCCGAGACCGTCAACTACGTCGACGCACACGACAACCAGACGCTGTTCGACCTGACCGCGCTGAAGATGGATCCCGCCGCCACCCGCGAGGAACGGGCGCGCATGAACACGGTGTCGCAGGCGACCGTCGCCCTCTCCCAGGGGGTCGCGTTCTGGCACGCCGGCACCGACCTGCTGCGTTCGAAGTCGCTGGACCGCGACTCCTACGACTCCGGCGACTGGTTCAACCGCGTCGACTGGAGCGGCGAGGAGAACACCTTCGGGTCCGGGCTGCCGCCCGCGTGGCGCAACGAGGAGTCGTGGAGCTTCCACCGGCCGCTGCTCGAGCGGGCCGGCGACGTACGTCCGAGCGCCGCCGACATGCGAGCGGCGCGCGACCGGGCGGCCGAGCTCCTCCGGCTGCGCTACGCCTCGCCGCTGTTCCGGCTCGGCAGCGCGGAGGAGATCCAGGCGCGGCTCAGCTTCCCCGACGGCGGCCCCGGACAGCCGCTCGGCGTGATCGTCATGCACGTCGACGACCGCGCCGGCGCCGACCTCGACCCGGAGGTCGAGGAGCTCGTCGTGGTCTTCAACGCCACGCCCGAGGCCACCGAGGTCGCCCTCGAGGGCGACGGTTGGGAGCTCCACCCGGTCCAGGCGGCGGGGTCGGACCCGGTGGTCAAAGAGACCGCCGTGGCCGGTGGCGCGGCCACCGTGCCGGGTCGGACGGTGGCGGTGCTGGCGCGCTGA
- a CDS encoding SurA N-terminal domain-containing protein, protein MARVVFPTEVSELLKKTLALALVLLLAGGTAWGVLASRDDSEPAPAAEGSAGVPDVPDVVAEVNGTEIPEADFVEAYRAREQALARQAQASGGGEQPGAEQLTDEVVQSLVNEELLSQEAERRGIDPTDQQVEATLTELAGQSGLASAEELVSALEKQGLDSEEIDEQATQQTRFDLLVADEAGEVAASDKEVRALYDQLSQQSGGQGGQQVPPLKQIRPQLEAQVASQKESEAARALLDSLREDAEITLHV, encoded by the coding sequence GTGGCTCGGGTTGTCTTCCCCACCGAGGTGAGTGAGTTGTTGAAGAAGACCCTGGCCCTGGCCCTCGTCCTGCTCCTGGCAGGCGGTACGGCGTGGGGTGTCCTCGCCAGCCGCGACGACTCCGAGCCCGCGCCGGCCGCCGAGGGGAGCGCCGGCGTACCGGACGTCCCCGACGTGGTGGCCGAGGTCAACGGCACCGAGATCCCCGAGGCCGACTTCGTCGAGGCCTACCGGGCGCGGGAGCAGGCTCTTGCCCGGCAGGCGCAGGCCTCGGGCGGCGGCGAGCAGCCGGGCGCCGAGCAGCTCACCGACGAGGTCGTGCAGAGCCTGGTCAACGAGGAGCTGCTCTCCCAGGAGGCGGAGCGGCGCGGCATCGACCCCACCGACCAGCAGGTCGAGGCGACGCTGACCGAGCTCGCGGGGCAGAGCGGCCTGGCGTCAGCCGAGGAGCTGGTGTCCGCACTGGAGAAGCAGGGCCTCGACAGCGAGGAGATCGACGAGCAGGCGACGCAGCAGACCCGGTTCGACCTGCTCGTGGCCGACGAGGCAGGCGAGGTCGCGGCCTCCGACAAGGAGGTCCGCGCGCTCTATGACCAGCTGTCCCAGCAGTCCGGCGGCCAGGGTGGTCAGCAGGTGCCGCCGCTGAAGCAGATCCGTCCCCAGCTCGAGGCCCAGGTCGCCTCGCAGAAGGAGTCGGAGGCGGCCAGGGCTCTCCTCGACTCCCTCCGTGAGGACGCCGAGATCACCCTGCACGTCTAA